One segment of Clostridium botulinum DNA contains the following:
- a CDS encoding MgtC/SapB family protein produces the protein MNDLMLYLREVNMASIILRLTLATLCAGIIGAERGRKNRPAGFRTHILVCIGATLIMITSQYMRDVLHSTGDITRLGAQVISGIGFLGAGTIIVVGKNQVTGLTTAAGLWACACMGLAIGIGFYEGAIIACIFMLAVVTGLHKLDLYSRTHSRIMDVYTELRDIKGVANFMKTVQADGTKISNIEVKKATTNKDDRIIALTMTLKLSQKCNHSDYTLQLHNIEDVCCVEEII, from the coding sequence ATGAATGATTTAATGTTATACTTAAGAGAAGTTAATATGGCTTCAATAATTCTAAGGCTTACTTTAGCAACACTTTGTGCAGGAATTATTGGTGCAGAAAGAGGAAGAAAAAATAGACCTGCAGGATTTAGGACACATATTTTAGTTTGTATTGGTGCCACACTCATTATGATAACAAGTCAATATATGAGAGATGTTCTTCATAGTACTGGAGATATAACTAGATTGGGTGCACAAGTTATTAGTGGTATAGGCTTTTTAGGTGCAGGTACAATCATAGTAGTTGGAAAAAATCAAGTTACAGGTCTTACAACAGCAGCTGGTCTTTGGGCATGTGCATGTATGGGTTTAGCCATTGGAATAGGTTTTTACGAAGGTGCAATTATAGCATGTATATTTATGCTTGCTGTAGTTACAGGACTTCATAAATTAGATTTATATTCAAGAACTCACTCTAGGATCATGGATGTCTATACAGAACTTAGAGATATTAAAGGGGTTGCTAATTTTATGAAAACTGTACAAGCTGATGGAACTAAGATATCTAATATTGAAGTAAAAAAAGCCACTACGAATAAAGATGATCGTATAATAGCTTTAACAATGACATTAAAGTTATCTCAAAAATGCAATCATTCAGATTATACTCTTCAACTTCATAATATTGAAGATGTATGCTGTGTAGAAGAGATAATATAA
- the panC gene encoding pantoate--beta-alanine ligase, translated as MLTKEICEIRKVIKDWKKEELSIGYVPTMGFLHEGHESLIKRAVKENDKVVVSIFVNPTQFGPNEDYDSYPRDINKDLELCKNAGASIVFNPSPEEMYFDNNSTSIGVSSLTNVLCGLKRPGHFDGVCLVVSKFFNIITPDRAYFGQKDAQQVAVIKRMVRDLNMDIEIVPCPIIREEDGLAKSSRNTYLSQKERNAALILNRSLLKAKETLENGERKANIVKNIIKDSINSEQLAKIDYVELVDNNSLENIEFIDRDILVAIAVYIGKTRLIDNFTFSI; from the coding sequence ATGTTAACAAAGGAAATTTGTGAAATAAGAAAAGTAATTAAAGATTGGAAAAAGGAAGAATTAAGCATTGGTTATGTACCTACTATGGGTTTTTTACATGAAGGCCATGAAAGTTTAATAAAAAGAGCCGTAAAAGAAAACGATAAAGTAGTTGTTAGTATATTTGTTAATCCAACTCAATTTGGACCTAATGAAGATTATGATAGTTATCCTAGAGATATAAATAAGGATTTAGAATTATGTAAAAATGCTGGAGCTAGTATAGTATTTAACCCAAGTCCTGAGGAAATGTATTTTGATAATAATTCTACAAGTATAGGTGTTTCAAGTCTTACCAATGTACTTTGTGGCTTAAAAAGGCCAGGACATTTTGATGGAGTTTGTTTAGTTGTTTCAAAGTTTTTTAATATAATTACGCCAGATAGAGCTTATTTTGGACAAAAGGATGCTCAACAAGTAGCTGTTATAAAAAGAATGGTTAGAGATTTAAATATGGATATTGAAATAGTACCATGTCCTATTATTCGAGAAGAGGATGGACTAGCTAAAAGCTCAAGGAATACTTATCTTTCACAAAAAGAAAGAAATGCAGCATTAATACTAAATAGAAGTCTTTTAAAAGCTAAAGAAACATTAGAAAATGGAGAAAGAAAAGCTAATATAGTTAAAAATATAATAAAAGATTCAATAAACAGTGAACAGTTAGCCAAAATAGATTATGTTGAATTAGTTGACAACAATTCGCTAGAAAATATTGAATTTATAGACAGAGATATTTTAGTGGCTATAGCTGTTTATATAGGTAAAACAAGGCTTATAGATAATTTTACATTTAGTATATAA
- the splB gene encoding spore photoproduct lyase, translating to MFIPKRILFEKGSLDYEMGQSIYNTFKDNKNVEVINISGNRVKQHIPGDDTYSYYREGKNTLVVGIKKSFKFQSCKPSAHYQLPLLSGCTGHCEYCYLNTNLSTKPFVKVNVNIDDILNQAKKHIVERSPEITIFEGAATSDPIPVEPYTHSLEKAIEFFANEEKGKFRFVTKYNDVDTLLNIDHKGKTEIRFTLNTNKVINDFENRTSSYDLRLEACEKVAKAQYPIGFIIAPVFLYENWKEDYNELLIKLHDKMPKDLKYPLSFEVITHRYTTRAKNVINEVFPDNTLPMNDEERKYKYGQFGYGKYVYTKEQLEEVKSFFTIKINELFENSVIKYII from the coding sequence ATGTTTATTCCTAAAAGAATATTATTTGAAAAGGGAAGTTTAGATTATGAAATGGGTCAAAGTATATATAATACATTTAAAGATAATAAAAATGTTGAGGTTATAAATATAAGTGGAAATAGGGTGAAACAACATATTCCAGGAGATGATACTTATAGTTATTATAGAGAAGGTAAAAATACCTTAGTAGTTGGAATTAAAAAGAGTTTTAAATTTCAGTCATGTAAACCATCAGCGCACTATCAATTGCCTCTTCTCTCTGGATGTACAGGGCATTGTGAATATTGTTATCTTAATACTAACTTAAGTACTAAACCGTTTGTTAAAGTTAATGTAAACATAGATGATATATTAAATCAAGCCAAGAAACATATTGTTGAGAGAAGTCCTGAGATAACAATATTTGAAGGTGCGGCTACTTCAGATCCTATACCAGTAGAACCATATACTCATTCTTTAGAAAAAGCTATTGAATTTTTTGCAAATGAAGAAAAAGGTAAATTTAGATTTGTAACTAAATATAATGATGTAGATACACTTTTGAATATAGATCATAAAGGAAAGACAGAGATTAGATTTACTCTAAATACGAATAAAGTAATAAATGATTTTGAAAATAGAACATCTTCTTATGATTTAAGACTTGAAGCCTGTGAAAAAGTTGCAAAAGCACAGTATCCAATTGGATTTATAATAGCTCCAGTATTTTTATATGAAAATTGGAAAGAAGATTACAATGAACTTCTGATAAAATTACATGATAAGATGCCTAAGGATTTAAAATATCCATTATCATTTGAAGTTATAACACATAGATATACTACAAGAGCGAAAAATGTTATAAATGAAGTATTTCCTGATAATACTTTACCAATGAATGATGAAGAACGTAAATATAAGTACGGTCAATTTGGATATGGAAAATATGTTTATACTAAAGAACAGCTAGAAGAGGTTAAATCATTTTTTACAATTAAAATAAATGAATTGTTTGAAAATAGTGTTATAAAGTATATTATTTAA
- the panD gene encoding aspartate 1-decarboxylase has translation MILNMLKGKIHRATVTQADLNYMGSITIDKTLIDAAGILENEKVQIVDNNNGARLETYVIPGKRDSGIICLNGAAARLVQPGDEIIIIAYAQIIESEAKTYKPKVVFVNDDNTIKEITNYEFNE, from the coding sequence ATGATACTTAATATGTTAAAAGGAAAGATACACAGAGCAACAGTAACTCAGGCTGATCTTAATTATATGGGGAGTATAACTATAGATAAAACTTTAATTGATGCTGCTGGAATTTTAGAAAATGAGAAAGTACAAATTGTTGATAATAACAATGGTGCAAGACTTGAAACTTATGTTATTCCTGGAAAAAGAGATTCAGGCATAATATGTTTAAATGGAGCTGCTGCAAGACTAGTACAACCTGGTGATGAGATTATAATAATAGCTTATGCTCAAATAATAGAAAGCGAAGCTAAGACATATAAACCTAAAGTTGTATTTGTAAATGATGATAATACAATAAAAGAAATTACAAATTATGAATTTAATGAATAA
- the treP gene encoding PTS system trehalose-specific EIIBC component has protein sequence MSKYNKEVKELLKYIGGKENVSAVSHCATRMRFVLNDTSIADEEKIKKIKFVKGTFTQAGQFQVIVGNDVAEFYNEFTALAGIDGVSKDNLKSSAKSNMNIVQRMMANIAEIFSPLIPAIIVGGLILGFRNIIGDIKMFENGTKTLIEISQFWAGTHGFLWLIGEAIFHFLPVGITWAVTKKMGTTQILGIVLGITLVSPQLLNAYAVAGADSIPFWDFGFAKIDMIGYQAQVIPAILAGFVLAYLEKGVRKIVPSSISMIFVPFFALVPTVLIAHTVLGPIGWAIGSWVSAVVYGGLTSAFGSIFAAIFGFLYAPLVITGLHHMTNAIDLQLMAEFGGTALWPMIALSNIAQGSAVLAMIYLQRKNEEEKQIAIPACISAYLGVTEPALFGINIKYRFPFICGMIGSAIAAVISVSTGVMANSVGIGGLPGILSIKPQHMLMFAVAMIIAIVVPFMLTLIIGKKKLS, from the coding sequence ATGTCTAAATATAATAAGGAAGTTAAAGAATTATTAAAATACATTGGTGGAAAAGAAAATGTAAGTGCTGTATCACATTGTGCAACAAGAATGAGATTTGTTTTAAATGATACATCTATTGCAGACGAAGAAAAAATTAAAAAAATTAAATTTGTTAAGGGTACATTTACTCAAGCAGGGCAATTTCAGGTTATTGTTGGAAACGATGTAGCAGAATTTTATAATGAGTTCACTGCATTAGCTGGAATTGATGGTGTAAGCAAAGACAACTTAAAAAGTTCAGCTAAATCAAATATGAATATTGTTCAAAGAATGATGGCTAATATAGCAGAAATATTTTCACCTTTAATCCCTGCAATTATAGTAGGAGGACTTATATTAGGTTTTAGAAATATCATAGGTGATATTAAGATGTTTGAAAACGGTACAAAGACTCTTATTGAAATATCACAATTCTGGGCAGGAACACATGGCTTTTTATGGTTAATAGGCGAAGCAATATTCCACTTCTTGCCTGTTGGAATCACATGGGCTGTAACTAAGAAAATGGGAACAACTCAAATACTTGGTATAGTACTAGGTATTACATTAGTGTCACCGCAACTTTTAAATGCTTATGCTGTTGCAGGGGCTGATTCAATTCCATTTTGGGATTTTGGTTTTGCAAAAATAGATATGATTGGTTATCAAGCACAAGTTATACCTGCTATTTTAGCTGGATTTGTACTAGCATATCTTGAAAAAGGAGTTAGAAAAATAGTTCCTTCTTCAATATCAATGATATTTGTACCATTTTTTGCTTTAGTACCAACTGTTTTAATAGCACATACTGTTCTTGGACCTATAGGTTGGGCGATTGGTTCTTGGGTTTCAGCAGTAGTTTATGGTGGATTAACATCAGCATTTGGAAGTATATTTGCTGCAATATTTGGATTCCTTTATGCACCACTTGTTATAACTGGATTACATCATATGACTAATGCAATAGACTTACAATTAATGGCTGAATTTGGTGGTACAGCTTTATGGCCAATGATAGCTTTATCAAATATAGCTCAAGGATCAGCTGTTTTAGCCATGATTTATCTTCAAAGAAAAAATGAAGAGGAAAAACAAATAGCAATTCCAGCATGTATATCAGCTTACTTAGGTGTAACTGAACCAGCATTATTTGGTATTAATATAAAATATAGATTCCCATTCATATGTGGAATGATAGGTTCAGCTATAGCTGCTGTAATATCTGTATCAACTGGAGTAATGGCAAACTCTGTAGGAATTGGTGGATTACCTGGTATTCTATCAATTAAACCACAACATATGCTTATGTTTGCAGTAGCAATGATAATAGCTATAGTAGTACCTTTTATGTTAACTTTAATAATTGGAAAGAAAAAATTAAGCTAA
- the panB gene encoding 3-methyl-2-oxobutanoate hydroxymethyltransferase, which produces MKNTIATFQEFKNKGKKISMLTAYDYSMAKIIDESGINGILIGDSLGMVIKGEEDTLSVTVDEIIYHTKSVKKGAKNALIVSDMPFLSYHTSVEEAVKNAGKMIKEGGANAVKLEGGASVIKQIKAIVDAQIPVMGHLGLTPQSVNAFGGFKIQGKSEEAAKRLIEDAKLIEDAGAFAIVLECVPKKVAEIITKEISIPTIGIGAGNECDGQILVYQDMLGMFDDFIPKFVKQYANLGAQMREAIQIYIGEVGEGSFPQDKHSFKIDEKELQKLY; this is translated from the coding sequence ATGAAAAATACAATAGCAACATTTCAAGAATTTAAAAATAAAGGTAAAAAAATAAGTATGCTTACTGCTTATGATTATTCCATGGCTAAAATCATTGATGAGAGTGGTATAAATGGAATTTTAATTGGCGATTCTTTAGGAATGGTTATAAAAGGAGAAGAAGATACACTTTCAGTAACTGTTGATGAGATAATATATCATACAAAGTCTGTAAAAAAGGGGGCAAAGAATGCTTTAATAGTAAGCGATATGCCATTTCTTTCTTATCATACTTCTGTTGAAGAAGCAGTTAAAAATGCTGGAAAAATGATAAAGGAAGGTGGTGCAAATGCTGTTAAACTTGAAGGTGGAGCTAGTGTAATTAAACAAATTAAAGCAATAGTAGATGCACAAATACCTGTAATGGGGCACTTAGGTTTAACTCCTCAATCTGTAAATGCATTTGGTGGATTTAAAATACAAGGCAAAAGTGAAGAGGCGGCTAAAAGACTTATAGAAGATGCAAAACTTATAGAAGATGCTGGAGCATTTGCAATAGTACTTGAATGTGTTCCTAAAAAGGTTGCAGAAATTATAACAAAAGAAATTTCTATTCCAACAATAGGAATAGGTGCTGGAAATGAGTGTGATGGTCAAATTCTAGTGTATCAAGACATGCTAGGAATGTTTGATGACTTTATACCTAAATTTGTTAAACAATATGCAAATTTAGGAGCTCAAATGAGGGAAGCAATTCAAATCTATATTGGAGAAGTTGGAGAAGGATCGTTTCCACAAGATAAACATAGTTTTAAGATAGATGAAAAAGAATTGCAAAAGTTATATTAG
- a CDS encoding DUF2520 domain-containing protein has translation MGPGKVGVSLGRYFTHKGLNVIGFYGRDLENTMKAANITKSKVYSSLKDIIEESNILFITTPDDTISIIDTEISNFNLNLKNKSICHTSGSLSSNLLSNVKHSGALTYSIHPIYAFSNQNTNLKDLETIYFSIESNNVDEKCEIIALMKSLNNKYFIRNIESSSSYHLATVLVSNLVLSLLQIGTNYFEEFGLSEKESLEALKPLINGNINNIFENGFVKSLTGPVSRGDIIPIKKHLSSINKDHKEIYKKLSLNLLNLVALKEKTNTLNNFNEDFALKDLIHNSNEYKKVYEILGGIE, from the coding sequence ATTGGTCCTGGGAAGGTAGGTGTATCTCTTGGACGCTACTTTACTCATAAAGGGCTTAATGTAATCGGTTTTTATGGAAGAGATTTAGAGAATACTATGAAAGCGGCTAATATTACTAAATCAAAAGTTTATTCTTCGTTAAAAGATATTATCGAAGAAAGTAATATATTATTTATTACAACACCTGATGACACAATTTCAATTATAGATACTGAAATATCTAACTTTAATCTTAATTTAAAAAACAAATCTATTTGTCACACTAGTGGCTCATTATCATCAAATCTATTAAGTAATGTAAAACATTCTGGTGCATTGACCTATTCTATACACCCAATATATGCATTTTCAAATCAAAATACTAATTTAAAGGATTTAGAAACAATTTATTTTTCAATTGAAAGTAATAATGTTGATGAAAAGTGTGAAATAATAGCTCTTATGAAATCCTTAAATAATAAATATTTTATAAGAAATATAGAGTCATCTTCATCATATCATTTAGCAACTGTATTGGTTTCTAACTTAGTTTTATCGTTATTGCAAATAGGTACAAACTATTTTGAGGAATTTGGATTAAGTGAAAAAGAATCTCTTGAGGCTTTAAAGCCATTGATAAACGGTAATATTAATAATATTTTTGAAAATGGATTTGTTAAATCTTTAACAGGACCGGTATCAAGAGGTGATATTATACCTATAAAAAAACATCTCTCTTCAATAAATAAAGATCATAAAGAGATCTATAAAAAATTATCACTTAATCTATTAAATTTAGTTGCATTAAAAGAAAAAACTAATACTTTAAATAATTTTAATGAAGACTTTGCACTTAAAGATTTAATTCATAATTCAAATGAATATAAAAAAGTGTATGAAATTTTAGGGGGAATAGAGTAA
- a CDS encoding MgtC/SapB family protein: protein MESLDLINYLKEVNTVSIIVRLTLATICAGIIGAERGRRNRPAGFRTHILVCIGATIIMITNQYMTDVLNLPGDASRMGAQVISGIGFLGAGTIIVVGKNQVKGLTTAAGLWACACMGLAIGIGFYEGAIITCIFLMGVVTGLHKLDEYMQTHSKTIDIYVELEDIKGVMNFMTCVKKDGTQIFNVEIKNKNSDVKVIALAMTLKLNQSCDHMEYILQLHHIEGVCMVEELI, encoded by the coding sequence ATGGAAAGTTTAGATTTAATAAATTATTTAAAAGAAGTTAATACAGTATCAATAATAGTTAGGCTTACTTTAGCAACTATTTGTGCTGGAATTATTGGAGCTGAGAGAGGAAGAAGAAACAGACCGGCAGGATTTAGGACACATATTTTAGTTTGTATTGGAGCTACAATTATAATGATTACAAATCAGTATATGACTGATGTGTTAAATTTACCAGGTGATGCAAGTAGGATGGGTGCTCAAGTTATTAGTGGTATAGGCTTTTTAGGTGCAGGTACAATAATAGTAGTTGGGAAAAATCAAGTTAAGGGACTTACAACAGCAGCTGGACTTTGGGCATGCGCTTGCATGGGACTAGCTATTGGAATAGGGTTTTATGAAGGTGCTATTATAACATGTATATTTTTAATGGGGGTAGTCACTGGACTTCATAAACTTGATGAATATATGCAAACACATTCTAAAACTATTGATATTTATGTTGAACTTGAGGATATTAAAGGGGTTATGAACTTTATGACCTGCGTTAAAAAAGATGGAACTCAAATATTTAATGTTGAAATTAAGAATAAAAATAGTGATGTAAAAGTTATTGCACTAGCTATGACATTAAAGCTTAATCAAAGCTGTGATCATATGGAATATATTTTACAACTTCATCATATAGAAGGAGTTTGCATGGTTGAAGAACTGATATAG
- the mutS gene encoding DNA mismatch repair protein MutS encodes MALTPMMVEYMKTKEEYNDCILFYRLGDFYEMFFDDALTVSRELELVLTGKNCGLEERAPMCGIPHHAAAAYIPRLVTKGYKVAICEQLEDPKQSKGIVKRGVVKVITPGTFIDSNSNLENDNTYLMVISEHEDKFGIAMSDISTGEFKTTSFNNIKMSLLDEISKVSPKEILVDNNISEDLLEEINNVLPVLITKKDFNEFLVSKEELIEQFSDLEVSGLTIEREIPSKVLLKYINETQKMSLTNINLLEQYEIINYMTIDGNSRRNLELTESIREKTKKGSLLWVLDKSATSMGGRTLRKWIDEPLIVKDEIEKRLSGVEEVFNSIGFNEDLRSALKEIYDIERIVGKISNKNVNAKDLLSLKSSLDKLPCIKKLLKDTSSELLKGYYENLDELIDVRDLLNDSIKEDPGLGLKEGNIIKDGYNNLVDELRQSKLHGKEWIAALENREREFTGIKSLKVGYNKVFGYYIEISKSNYNSIPEGRYIRKQTLANAERFITEELKVMEDKILGSEEKLINLEYSIFVEIRDKIEKEISRLKKSARIISDLDGISTLALVALENDYIKPEINTNGLIKITDGRHPVVEKVIGKGDFVSNNTALNQTDKELLLITGPNMAGKSTYMRQVALITLMAQMGSFVPATSANISICDKIFTRIGASDDLAGGKSTFMVEMWEVSNILKNATSNSLVLLDEVGRGTSTYDGLSIAWSVIEYITKNKNLRCKTLFATHYHELVKLEGILPGVKNYSVAVKKLKDSVVFLRKIVEGGADESYGIEVAKLAGLPENVINRAREILEDLESKNTFDINKLSSCSMVSNNTKEIAADSIKNEEDKVISNAQNIDVNETNCNYNEEKILKIETQNSEYEETIKFLKSEIKELQESNKKHNKKHKDASNDNMQINFEVMEKENFIKEISDVDILNLNPMEAMNTLYKVVTDAKKLQ; translated from the coding sequence ATGGCTTTAACGCCAATGATGGTAGAGTACATGAAAACAAAAGAAGAATATAATGATTGTATTCTATTTTATAGATTAGGTGACTTTTATGAGATGTTCTTTGATGATGCACTAACTGTATCTAGAGAGCTTGAACTTGTTTTAACAGGGAAAAATTGCGGACTTGAAGAAAGAGCACCAATGTGTGGTATTCCACATCATGCAGCAGCTGCATACATTCCAAGACTTGTTACTAAAGGATATAAGGTTGCTATATGTGAACAACTTGAAGATCCCAAGCAAAGCAAAGGAATAGTAAAAAGAGGAGTTGTAAAAGTAATAACTCCTGGAACATTTATAGACAGTAATTCTAATTTAGAAAATGATAATACATATTTAATGGTAATATCTGAACATGAAGATAAATTTGGAATAGCAATGTCTGATATAAGTACTGGTGAATTTAAAACAACGTCTTTTAATAATATTAAGATGAGCTTATTAGATGAAATTTCAAAGGTTTCTCCAAAAGAAATACTAGTTGATAATAATATAAGCGAAGATTTATTAGAAGAAATAAACAATGTACTTCCTGTTCTTATAACTAAAAAAGATTTTAATGAGTTTTTAGTTTCAAAAGAAGAACTTATAGAGCAGTTTTCAGACTTAGAAGTGAGTGGTTTAACAATAGAAAGAGAAATTCCAAGTAAAGTACTTCTTAAATATATAAATGAAACTCAAAAGATGAGTTTAACGAATATCAATTTATTAGAACAATATGAAATTATAAATTATATGACCATAGATGGAAATTCAAGAAGAAACTTAGAACTTACAGAAAGTATAAGAGAAAAAACTAAAAAAGGATCTCTTCTTTGGGTTCTTGATAAAAGTGCAACTTCTATGGGGGGAAGAACTTTAAGAAAATGGATAGATGAACCTCTTATAGTTAAAGACGAAATAGAAAAAAGATTAAGTGGAGTTGAAGAAGTATTTAATTCAATAGGTTTCAATGAAGACTTAAGAAGCGCATTAAAAGAAATTTATGATATTGAAAGAATTGTAGGAAAAATATCAAATAAAAATGTTAATGCTAAGGATTTGTTGTCTCTTAAATCATCTTTAGATAAACTTCCATGCATTAAAAAACTTTTAAAAGATACTAGTTCTGAATTGTTAAAGGGATACTATGAAAATTTAGACGAATTGATTGATGTAAGAGATCTATTAAATGATTCTATTAAAGAAGATCCTGGTTTAGGATTAAAAGAAGGAAACATAATAAAAGATGGATATAATAATTTAGTAGATGAATTACGTCAAAGCAAACTTCACGGAAAAGAATGGATTGCTGCTCTTGAAAATAGAGAACGTGAATTTACAGGTATTAAGTCTTTAAAAGTTGGTTATAACAAGGTATTTGGATACTATATAGAAATAAGTAAATCAAATTATAACTCTATTCCAGAAGGTAGATATATAAGAAAGCAAACATTAGCTAATGCTGAAAGATTTATAACTGAAGAACTTAAAGTTATGGAAGATAAAATTCTAGGTTCTGAAGAAAAACTTATTAATTTAGAATATTCTATATTTGTTGAAATAAGAGATAAAATTGAAAAAGAAATAAGCAGATTAAAAAAGAGCGCTAGGATAATATCAGATTTAGATGGTATTTCAACTTTAGCTTTAGTTGCTTTAGAAAATGATTATATTAAACCTGAAATAAATACAAATGGATTAATTAAAATAACTGATGGAAGACACCCTGTAGTTGAAAAAGTGATTGGAAAGGGCGATTTTGTATCAAATAATACTGCATTAAATCAAACTGATAAGGAATTACTTCTTATTACAGGACCTAACATGGCTGGTAAATCTACGTATATGAGACAGGTAGCACTTATAACATTGATGGCTCAAATGGGTTCATTTGTACCTGCAACTAGTGCAAACATATCTATCTGTGATAAGATTTTTACAAGAATAGGAGCATCTGATGATTTAGCAGGTGGAAAGTCTACATTTATGGTTGAAATGTGGGAAGTTTCTAATATTTTAAAAAATGCTACAAGTAATAGTTTAGTTTTACTTGATGAAGTTGGAAGAGGAACTTCAACTTATGATGGACTTTCAATTGCTTGGTCTGTTATTGAATATATAACTAAAAATAAAAATTTAAGATGCAAAACTTTATTTGCAACTCATTATCACGAACTTGTTAAACTTGAAGGGATTTTACCTGGAGTTAAAAATTACTCTGTAGCAGTTAAAAAGTTAAAAGATAGTGTAGTATTTTTAAGAAAAATAGTAGAGGGCGGTGCAGATGAATCTTACGGTATAGAAGTTGCAAAGCTTGCAGGACTTCCTGAGAATGTTATTAATCGTGCCAGAGAAATTCTTGAGGATTTAGAAAGTAAAAATACCTTTGATATAAATAAATTATCATCATGTTCAATGGTTTCAAATAACACAAAAGAAATTGCTGCTGATTCTATTAAAAATGAAGAGGATAAAGTTATTTCTAATGCACAAAATATAGATGTAAATGAAACTAATTGTAACTATAATGAAGAGAAAATATTAAAAATTGAAACTCAAAATTCAGAATATGAAGAAACTATAAAATTTTTGAAATCTGAAATAAAAGAGTTACAAGAATCAAATAAAAAACACAATAAAAAGCATAAAGATGCTTCTAATGACAATATGCAAATTAACTTTGAAGTTATGGAAAAAGAAAATTTTATAAAAGAGATTAGTGATGTAGACATATTAAATCTTAACCCTATGGAAGCTATGAACACTTTATATAAAGTAGTTACAGATGCAAAAAAACTTCAATAA
- a CDS encoding glycerophosphodiester phosphodiesterase, with amino-acid sequence MKKTLNIAHRGFSGVYPENTMLAFEKAIEVGCDGIETDVQLTKDGFLVICHDEQLDRTTTGTGLIKDFTLKELMNFDAGIKFGEEFKGLKIPTLEEFLKYVSDKNIIINIEIKNSIVDYENIEEITYDLIKKYKLEERIIVSTFNHYSVRRCIRLDKTIKTGVLYYDCIFEPHNYVKMVGGNALHPEYHSVNKEIVEKAHDNNLEVNVYTVNDKDDMKRMMDLGVDAIITNYPNVLKELIIL; translated from the coding sequence ATGAAAAAAACATTAAATATTGCTCATAGAGGTTTTAGTGGAGTATATCCAGAAAATACAATGCTTGCTTTTGAAAAAGCTATAGAAGTTGGCTGTGATGGAATAGAAACGGATGTCCAATTAACTAAGGATGGTTTTCTAGTAATATGCCATGATGAACAACTTGACAGAACTACAACAGGTACAGGATTAATTAAAGATTTTACATTAAAAGAATTAATGAATTTTGATGCTGGAATAAAATTTGGTGAAGAATTTAAAGGATTAAAAATTCCAACATTAGAAGAATTCTTAAAGTATGTTAGTGATAAGAATATTATTATAAATATAGAAATTAAAAACAGCATAGTTGATTATGAAAATATAGAAGAAATAACTTATGATTTAATCAAAAAATATAAGCTAGAAGAAAGAATCATAGTATCTACATTTAATCATTACTCTGTAAGACGATGTATAAGACTAGATAAAACTATAAAAACAGGCGTATTATACTATGATTGTATATTTGAACCTCATAATTATGTTAAAATGGTTGGTGGAAATGCCCTTCATCCAGAATATCATAGTGTAAATAAAGAAATTGTTGAAAAAGCACATGATAATAATTTGGAAGTTAATGTTTATACAGTTAATGATAAAGACGACATGAAAAGAATGATGGATTTAGGAGTAGATGCTATCATAACCAACTACCCTAATGTATTAAAGGAATTAATTATTTTATGA